GGAATTTGATAACAGGAAAGTAGACCTGATTGGCGAGCGATTTGACGCAGCGATTGGGGGAGGATTTGAACTTGCTCAAGGGGTTGTGGCTCGTGAGTTAGCGCCATCACATTCCATTCTGGCCGCATCACCTGCCTATCTTGCGATGACATCACCTTTTGTCGAACCGGAGGATTTGACGCATGGTAGAGGCATTCGTATACGCTCTCCTCAAACCGGGCGGATACGTAATTTAGTCCTGCGCGACAGCCAGGACCGACAGTCGGCTATCACCCTGCCAGTACACATAACAGTAAATGAGCCGTGGGCCTGCTGCCAGGCTGCGGTGATGGGATTAGGCATTGCAGTCGCAAGCTTACCTAATTTGCTGCCTTATCTGGAAAGTGGCCAACTTGTGCGGGTATTACCAAGCTGGTATGCCGATAATGGATCCCTATCCCTGTATTTTCCTACACATAAAATGTTGCCGGCTAAGACCCGTGTGTTTGTAGATTTCGTAATTGAAAAATTCCGCGAACAACAGCTTTCCAGGAAATTTGATGCCAGGTTAATGTTTTCAGTAACATAAATGGCTATCAATCAATCAATCTCCGCCCTTGGCACGAAGAGGAGGTTGTCTATTCTAAACCGATTAAAAAATTCTTCAGGAGTTGTAGCTTTAGGCAGGCCTCGTGCCGCGGGCTAATCCTCCTTAACGAGCTGGACATATAAAATAACGGGACGCATCTTCTGACACGCCCACTCATTTTATTACTGCCGGTTAATGCGTTTTTGAATTCGGTGACAACCTTTCAGGCCTGAGCTAATTCATGGGGTTTTCAGCATTGCGACAAGAGCGATGCTGCATACAATGACGCCTGCAGCAAGTAAAGCCATGCCCTGAAGACCTTTTAATGCCAGCAGTTGGCCTCCCGCAAGCGCACCGGTGCCGATCGCTGCGTTAAAAATTGCAACGTAAATAGCTGACGCTGGTTGTACGGCATCCCCTGCGCTACGGAGCAGCCATGTCTGCAGCCCAACGAACACAATGGCGATACCCGCGCCCCAAACTGCGAGCAGTATGCCTGTGCACCATAAAGGCAGTGGCGCGGCGCTCCTCACACCAAGCATGCCTAGTGCACCTGCGCTCAGAAGCAGCGAAGTTAAAATTAATCCTTTGATATGGCGGTCGATAAGCTTTCCGGCAATGATATTTCCTGCCAGGCCGGAAAGCCCGAACATCAGCAGTAGACCAGAAATGGATGCCGTCGGCACTTCCTGAGCCTTCGTCAGCAAAGGCTGGAGGTAAGTGAATGCTGCAAAATGAGCCGAAATAATGCAGGCAGTGG
This region of Cedecea lapagei genomic DNA includes:
- a CDS encoding LysR family transcriptional regulator — its product is MINQLQCFVESADAGSFSAAGRRLALTSAAVGKNVTSLENQLGVRLFQRSTRKLTLTEAGAFFLEEVRGGLTSIQMAMDNLGASAQQPSGPLKVSVGTHFGMHYLLPLLDEFLSCYPHIRPDWEFDNRKVDLIGERFDAAIGGGFELAQGVVARELAPSHSILAASPAYLAMTSPFVEPEDLTHGRGIRIRSPQTGRIRNLVLRDSQDRQSAITLPVHITVNEPWACCQAAVMGLGIAVASLPNLLPYLESGQLVRVLPSWYADNGSLSLYFPTHKMLPAKTRVFVDFVIEKFREQQLSRKFDARLMFSVT